In the genome of Candidatus Omnitrophota bacterium, one region contains:
- the gspG gene encoding type II secretion system major pseudopilin GspG — translation MNKKKQEGFTLIEILLVVIIISSLSAMVLPRLVGRSEQAKTAACKADITVNLATALKLYELDNGSFPTTEQNLIALMIKPTISPVPENWNGPYLERRPADPWGKEYLYKSPGEHRPDYDLWSLGKDGKESKDDISNWQ, via the coding sequence ATGAATAAAAAAAAGCAAGAAGGATTTACTTTAATAGAAATATTGCTGGTGGTGATAATTATAAGTTCATTATCCGCTATGGTCTTACCGCGGCTTGTCGGCCGGTCCGAACAAGCCAAAACCGCTGCTTGTAAGGCCGATATCACAGTTAATCTTGCTACAGCCTTGAAGCTTTATGAATTAGATAACGGCAGCTTCCCGACCACAGAGCAGAATTTAATTGCGTTGATGATAAAGCCGACAATTTCCCCTGTGCCGGAAAACTGGAATGGCCCATATTTAGAAAGAAGGCCAGCTGATCCATGGGGTAAAGAATATTTGTATAAATCTCCTGGTGAGCATCGCCCAGATTATGATCTCTGGAGTTTGGGAAAGGACGGCAAGGAAAGCAAGGATGATATCTCCAATTGGCAGTAG
- a CDS encoding type II secretion system F family protein, with product MPNFKYTAKKSPTELKEGILEASNRDAAVDLLNRQGLVPVKLELVSGDLQRTSYSQAHSKVSLKQVIIFTGQLSRLVKTGVPILKALAIIEEQTASNGLSQIIDEIIADVRSGAALSICLAKYPLVFPGLYIAIIRSGENTGNLSLALDRVGGYLIKEHELRKKVKFALIYPCFMLLVGLATVVFMLVFVVPKISSMYVNLEQQLPWVTSSLLWASQLLKSYFIWFLLACILIVFVLRNIAKRNKILLSKVLLAIPLYNGFIVKSELARFSASLELSLKSGINILKAVDLAIPVMDNEAIKKEISSASERIRSGGAWGVDLKKSNILPKFFGNLVSVGEESGRLDEMFAEIARYFQEDTDDALKVITSYLEPVTILIVGIVLSYVIIAMLLPILQLNLFVN from the coding sequence ATGCCTAATTTTAAATATACAGCTAAAAAAAGCCCCACAGAGCTAAAAGAAGGGATACTCGAGGCCTCTAACAGAGATGCCGCTGTGGATTTACTTAACCGCCAGGGCCTGGTGCCTGTTAAGTTAGAGCTTGTTTCTGGAGATCTGCAGCGCACAAGCTATAGCCAGGCTCATTCCAAAGTTTCCTTAAAACAGGTTATTATCTTTACAGGCCAGCTTTCGCGTTTGGTAAAAACCGGTGTGCCCATATTAAAGGCCCTTGCCATAATAGAAGAACAAACCGCAAGTAACGGCCTGTCCCAGATTATAGATGAGATTATTGCTGACGTAAGATCCGGCGCGGCCTTATCGATTTGTTTGGCTAAATATCCTCTGGTCTTTCCCGGGTTATACATAGCTATTATAAGATCCGGAGAAAATACCGGCAATTTATCTTTAGCTTTGGATAGAGTAGGCGGGTACCTTATAAAGGAGCATGAACTGCGCAAAAAAGTGAAATTTGCCTTAATATATCCTTGTTTTATGTTGCTGGTAGGACTTGCTACGGTAGTTTTTATGCTTGTGTTTGTTGTCCCCAAAATAAGCTCTATGTATGTTAATTTAGAGCAACAGCTTCCCTGGGTAACCAGTAGTCTCCTTTGGGCAAGCCAGTTGTTAAAGTCTTATTTTATTTGGTTCTTGTTGGCGTGTATTTTAATAGTTTTCGTGCTAAGAAATATAGCCAAGCGCAATAAAATCCTATTAAGCAAAGTGCTTTTAGCAATTCCTTTATATAATGGTTTCATTGTGAAATCAGAGTTGGCGCGTTTTAGCGCCTCTTTGGAACTTTCACTTAAAAGCGGAATTAATATTTTAAAGGCCGTAGATTTAGCTATACCTGTTATGGACAATGAAGCCATAAAGAAAGAAATTTCTTCGGCATCTGAAAGGATAAGATCGGGTGGCGCTTGGGGGGTGGATTTAAAGAAATCAAATATCCTGCCTAAATTCTTTGGGAATTTGGTTAGCGTCGGAGAGGAATCCGGCAGGCTTGATGAGATGTTCGCGGAAATCGCGCGCTATTTTCAGGAAGATACCGATGATGCCCTTAAAGTCATTACTTCGTACCTTGAGCCGGTTACGATACTTATCGTGGGCATAGTGTTAAGTTATGTTATAATTGCCATGCTTTTGCCGATATTGCAGCTTAATTTATTTGTAAATTAA